From the Candidatus Latescibacter sp. genome, the window ACATGGTAGAAGCGGCCGGGGTGGTCGATCTGGTCATCCCACGGGGAGGCAAAGGCCTGATCAAGACAGTTGTCGACCTGGCCAAAGTCCCTGTGATCAAGCATTACGAGGGCAACTGCCATGTTTTTGTCGACCTGACCGCGAACCTGGACGACGCCCTGAACATTATTGTAAATGCAAAGACCCAGCGTCCGGGGGTGTGCAACGCCGCTGAAAAGCTCCTGGTGCACAGCGGCATCGCCGGGGAATTCATCCCCCGCGCTGCGAAAGCGCTCACCGTACTTGGAGTGGAACTCCGCGGGTGCCCGCGCGCTCGTGCGCTCGTCCCCGAAATGAAAGAGGCTGTCGAGGACGACTGGTATACCGAATACCTCGATCTCATTCTCGGTGTCAAAGTGGTTGATTCTGTCGAGGAAGCTGTCACGCACATCAATACCTATTCCTCGAAACATACCGATGCCATCGTGACTTCAGATATTCTCTCTGCAGATTACTTCGTTATGAATGTGGATTCGTCTTCGGTTATGGTTAATGCCTCTACCCGTTTCTCCGACGGCGGCGAGTACGGCCTTGGCGCGGAGATAGGCATCTCGACCGACAAGCTCCATGCCCGCGGTCCGATGGGATTAGCCGAGCTGACTACCTACAAATGGGTGGTGTACGGGCAGGGATCGGTGAGGGAATAGTGATGAAATCTAAGGATGAAGGATGATGATGCGGCAAAAAAGGAAAAATTACATCCTACTCAACTCTGTAAACCTCACCCCCTAT encodes:
- a CDS encoding glutamate-5-semialdehyde dehydrogenase produces the protein MIRRKDAVMDNVFDHVMEKARKAKNAAGKMAGLSGAVKDSALHAMADSIMDNRAAISSANAKDLELSDHYGLSKAAVDRLTLTDSRIEAMAKGLREVASFPDPVGIVTNMVQRSSGIRVGKMTVPIGLIGFIYESRPNVTVDAAGLVLKSGNAILLRGGKEAIHSNIALAALLSEAAASKGIPEGAISIIEMTDREGVRHMVEAAGVVDLVIPRGGKGLIKTVVDLAKVPVIKHYEGNCHVFVDLTANLDDALNIIVNAKTQRPGVCNAAEKLLVHSGIAGEFIPRAAKALTVLGVELRGCPRARALVPEMKEAVEDDWYTEYLDLILGVKVVDSVEEAVTHINTYSSKHTDAIVTSDILSADYFVMNVDSSSVMVNASTRFSDGGEYGLGAEIGISTDKLHARGPMGLAELTTYKWVVYGQGSVRE